The Vibrio gallaecicus genome contains a region encoding:
- the glgA gene encoding glycogen synthase GlgA: protein MATKTLSVLFVASEVEGLIKSGGLADVAKALPIALQTLEQNVRVCIPAYSKIPDVDSAEVILESELEHWPHTAYRVKKLNVEGVEVFGIDCPKYFDRPEMYAENNQAYSDNGERFSFFSAASLDMLPKLGFQPDIVHANDWHTGFVPFLLKSRYQEHEFFAGTRSVISIHNAVFKGVFTYDELQNLPEMHSYNVPEAAVSDTHVTMLKAGVLCADKINAVSPTYAEELKTELGSHGMAYEFQHRSDDLFGILNGCDYSAWNPETDEFLPRKFKATMHSMVRGKSACKQQLQEDVGLPIRSCAVYGMVCRLTHQKGVHYLLPIVEQFLKNDLQIVIVGTGDPVLASQLKELAAKNSDKFAFIEAYSNKLAHLVEAGSDFFLMPSEFEPCGLNQIYSMAYGTLPIVRSVGGLKDSVNDYDENSELATGFAFNEPTPSALLNVLHRSLLLYAQNPQEIKRVQLYAMQQNFSWEQAAEEYLEMYRTAF from the coding sequence TTGGCTACTAAGACGTTATCAGTACTTTTTGTAGCGTCAGAAGTTGAAGGCTTGATTAAAAGTGGTGGCTTGGCTGATGTAGCCAAGGCGCTGCCTATAGCGTTACAAACACTTGAGCAAAATGTGCGAGTATGTATTCCCGCTTATAGTAAGATACCTGATGTTGATTCTGCTGAAGTGATTCTTGAATCAGAATTAGAGCATTGGCCTCATACTGCTTATCGCGTTAAGAAGCTGAATGTTGAAGGGGTGGAAGTATTCGGCATTGATTGTCCCAAATACTTTGACCGACCTGAAATGTATGCAGAAAACAACCAAGCTTACAGTGATAATGGCGAACGGTTTTCATTTTTCAGTGCTGCGAGTTTAGACATGTTACCTAAGTTAGGCTTTCAGCCTGATATTGTTCATGCAAATGATTGGCATACAGGTTTTGTTCCGTTCTTACTGAAGTCACGTTACCAGGAACATGAATTTTTTGCTGGAACTCGAAGTGTTATTTCAATTCATAATGCGGTATTCAAAGGTGTATTCACCTATGATGAATTGCAAAATCTTCCAGAGATGCATAGCTATAATGTCCCTGAAGCAGCAGTAAGTGACACTCACGTTACTATGCTAAAAGCTGGTGTATTGTGTGCAGACAAAATCAACGCAGTTAGCCCGACGTATGCTGAAGAGTTGAAAACAGAGCTTGGCAGTCATGGTATGGCTTATGAGTTTCAGCATCGCTCCGATGATTTATTTGGCATCCTGAACGGTTGTGACTACAGCGCTTGGAACCCTGAAACTGATGAGTTTCTGCCTCGCAAGTTTAAAGCAACAATGCATAGTATGGTAAGAGGGAAGTCAGCCTGTAAGCAACAATTACAGGAAGACGTTGGATTACCAATAAGAAGCTGCGCAGTCTATGGAATGGTTTGCCGCTTAACGCATCAAAAAGGCGTTCATTATTTACTGCCAATCGTAGAGCAATTTTTGAAAAATGATCTACAAATTGTGATTGTTGGTACGGGTGACCCAGTTTTGGCTAGTCAGTTGAAAGAGTTGGCGGCGAAAAACTCAGATAAGTTTGCTTTCATTGAAGCTTATAGCAATAAACTTGCTCACTTGGTTGAAGCTGGCTCAGACTTTTTTTTGATGCCTTCTGAATTTGAACCGTGTGGTTTAAACCAAATCTACAGTATGGCTTATGGTACTTTGCCAATTGTGCGCAGTGTTGGCGGCTTGAAAGATAGCGTAAATGATTATGACGAAAACTCTGAGCTAGCGACGGGCTTTGCGTTCAATGAACCAACTCCTTCAGCACTGCTTAATGTTCTTCATCGTTCATTACTGCTTTATGCTCAAAACCCACAAGAAATCAAACGTGTTCAGCTTTATGCAATGCAACAGAACTTTAGCTGGGAACAAGCAGCTGAAGAATATCTAGAGATGTATAGAACTGCGTTTTAA
- a CDS encoding alpha/beta fold hydrolase, whose amino-acid sequence MSETLLFHKTFTHPTSDEWVVFVHGAGGSSSIWFKQIKAYKEHFNLLLIDLRGHGKSNALLKELIANRYTFKAVTLDILKVLDHLKIRSAHFVGMSLGTIIVRNVAEIAASRVRSMVLGGAVTRLNTRSQILIKLGNLSKHIIPYMWLYSLFAYVVMPQKSQKESRHLFIREAKKLCQKEFKRWFILTADVNPIMKYFKDRELPIPTLYLMGERDYMFIQPVKEMVEAHQASELVEIPNCGHVCNVEQPDEFNKRSIAFIQKQIA is encoded by the coding sequence ATGTCAGAGACTTTATTATTCCATAAAACATTCACACACCCGACCAGCGATGAGTGGGTGGTCTTTGTGCATGGAGCTGGTGGCAGTTCATCTATTTGGTTCAAGCAAATAAAAGCTTACAAGGAGCACTTTAATTTACTGTTAATCGACTTACGTGGACATGGTAAATCTAATGCTTTGTTAAAAGAGCTAATAGCGAACCGATATACCTTCAAAGCTGTAACTCTTGATATTTTGAAAGTGCTCGACCATTTGAAAATTCGTTCTGCTCATTTCGTCGGCATGTCTCTTGGAACGATAATTGTACGTAATGTTGCGGAAATTGCAGCAAGTCGAGTTCGCTCAATGGTGCTAGGAGGAGCTGTAACTCGCCTTAACACCCGTTCACAAATTCTGATTAAGCTTGGTAACCTGAGTAAGCATATTATCCCTTACATGTGGTTATATAGCTTATTTGCTTATGTAGTGATGCCACAGAAGAGCCAAAAAGAGTCTCGACACTTATTTATTAGAGAAGCTAAGAAACTTTGTCAAAAAGAATTTAAACGTTGGTTCATCTTAACAGCTGATGTGAACCCTATAATGAAGTACTTTAAGGATCGTGAATTACCGATCCCAACATTGTATTTGATGGGGGAAAGAGACTATATGTTTATTCAACCCGTGAAAGAAATGGTTGAGGCACATCAAGCAAGTGAACTAGTGGAAATACCAAATTGTGGGCATGTATGCAACGTAGAGCAACCTGATGAATTCAACAAGCGCTCTATTGCTTTTATACAAAAGCAAATAGCTTAG
- a CDS encoding putative signal transducing protein: MKIFIASNPAEAHIVCGLLQSENVECEVRGEGLFGLKGELPFTEETDPYVWLPNTEYAPRAKVIVEEYQLQQTSIQFEEWVCENCRENNEPQFGSCWQCGAQSPQSEVKIELPRNTSE, translated from the coding sequence ATGAAAATATTTATTGCGAGTAATCCTGCAGAGGCTCACATTGTATGTGGACTTCTACAAAGTGAAAATGTGGAGTGTGAAGTAAGAGGAGAAGGTCTATTTGGGCTCAAAGGTGAATTACCCTTTACCGAAGAAACTGATCCATACGTTTGGTTACCAAATACTGAGTACGCACCAAGAGCTAAAGTGATTGTGGAAGAGTACCAATTACAACAGACATCAATACAGTTTGAAGAATGGGTATGCGAGAATTGTAGAGAAAACAATGAGCCACAATTTGGATCTTGCTGGCAATGTGGAGCTCAATCCCCTCAAAGCGAAGTTAAAATTGAGCTGCCTAGGAATACATCTGAATAA
- a CDS encoding TVP38/TMEM64 family protein produces the protein MSKKLILGIVLLATIIILGVNFGQYLTLENAKAQQVLLNNYIESNFLLAAAIYFIVYVMITAFSIPGAAVVTLLGAALFGFWASLVLVSFASTIGATLAFLSSRFLLRDWVQSKFGDKLATINQGVEKDGAFYLFSLRLIPVFPFFLINLLMGLTPISISRYYLTSQLGMLPGTAVYLNAGTQLAEIDSLSGIVSPSVLLSFALLGLFPILAKWAMAKFRSGPVAE, from the coding sequence ATGAGTAAAAAACTAATTTTAGGAATCGTACTACTGGCAACCATCATCATACTAGGTGTCAACTTTGGTCAGTATCTAACGTTAGAGAATGCCAAAGCTCAACAAGTGCTTTTAAATAACTATATTGAAAGTAATTTCTTACTGGCGGCAGCGATATACTTCATTGTTTACGTCATGATTACTGCTTTCTCGATCCCTGGCGCCGCGGTAGTGACTCTACTAGGCGCAGCCCTATTCGGTTTTTGGGCAAGCCTTGTTTTGGTTTCATTTGCAAGTACCATTGGCGCTACATTAGCTTTCCTAAGTAGCCGATTTTTATTACGTGACTGGGTACAAAGTAAATTTGGTGACAAGTTAGCAACCATCAACCAAGGTGTTGAGAAAGACGGGGCATTTTACTTATTTTCACTTCGTTTAATCCCAGTATTTCCGTTTTTCTTAATTAATTTATTGATGGGTCTAACGCCAATCTCCATCTCTCGCTATTACTTAACTAGCCAATTAGGCATGCTTCCAGGTACTGCTGTTTACCTAAATGCAGGTACGCAACTTGCGGAAATTGATTCATTGTCGGGTATTGTTTCACCATCTGTTTTACTCTCATTTGCATTGCTTGGTTTGTTCCCAATTTTAGCAAAATGGGCAATGGCTAAATTTCGTTCAGGTCCGGTGGCTGAATAA
- a CDS encoding TfoX/Sxy family DNA transformation protein, whose protein sequence is MDKPLLKDSMKLFESLGKIKSRSMFGGFGLFADETMFALVVNDQLHIRADKNSADQFKQQGFQPYVYKKRGFPVVTKYFALPNNILQDLQQTLNLAEVSLNFAKDEKKEQSSAKPNRLKDLPNLRLATERMLKKAGIDSVERLYEFGSVNAYNAIRQSHSSDVSLELLWALEGAIKGMHWSVIPQQRREELISRIN, encoded by the coding sequence ATGGATAAACCACTACTAAAGGACTCGATGAAGTTATTTGAGTCCCTAGGAAAAATAAAATCGCGTTCAATGTTTGGTGGGTTCGGCCTATTTGCTGACGAAACTATGTTCGCATTAGTTGTGAATGATCAACTACACATTAGAGCTGATAAAAACTCTGCGGATCAATTCAAACAACAAGGGTTTCAACCGTACGTCTACAAAAAACGAGGGTTTCCTGTTGTTACTAAGTATTTCGCTCTTCCTAATAACATTTTGCAAGATCTACAACAAACTCTCAATTTAGCGGAAGTTTCTCTAAACTTCGCTAAAGATGAGAAAAAGGAACAATCTTCAGCAAAACCTAACCGCTTGAAGGATCTCCCAAACCTTCGACTTGCGACTGAAAGGATGCTTAAAAAAGCCGGCATTGATTCAGTGGAAAGGCTGTATGAATTTGGCTCTGTAAATGCCTACAACGCTATTAGGCAGTCTCATTCATCGGATGTAAGCCTTGAGTTGTTATGGGCATTAGAGGGCGCTATAAAGGGTATGCACTGGTCTGTTATCCCTCAACAGCGACGAGAAGAGCTTATCAGCCGAATTAATTAA
- the purR gene encoding HTH-type transcriptional repressor PurR: protein MATIKDVARLAGVSTTTVSHVINKTRFVAEATQEKVNKAVDELNYAPSAVARSLKCNTTRTIGMLVTQSTNLFFSEVIDGVESYCYRQGYTLILCNTGGIYEKQRDYIRMLAEKRVDGILVMCSDLTEELREMLDRHADIPKVVMDWGPESSQADKIIDNSEEGGYLATKYLLEKGHTRIACLSGHLDKAACTERIAGYHRALNEAQVELNDDLIIEGNFECDTAVIAADKIVGMEDRPTAVFCFNDTMALGLMSRLQQNGLKIPDDISVIGYDNIELAEYFSPPLTTVHQPKRRVGKNAFEILLERIKDKDHEKRIFEMHPEIVERNTVKSLK from the coding sequence ATGGCCACTATAAAAGATGTCGCTCGATTAGCCGGCGTATCAACAACAACTGTTTCTCATGTCATCAATAAGACTCGCTTTGTTGCAGAAGCGACTCAAGAAAAAGTAAATAAAGCTGTTGATGAATTAAACTATGCACCTAGTGCTGTTGCTCGTAGCTTAAAATGCAATACGACACGTACTATCGGCATGCTAGTTACTCAATCTACCAACTTATTCTTCTCTGAAGTCATTGATGGTGTAGAAAGCTACTGCTACCGCCAAGGTTATACTTTGATCCTTTGCAATACAGGTGGTATTTACGAGAAACAACGTGATTACATTCGCATGCTGGCTGAAAAACGCGTAGATGGCATTTTAGTGATGTGTTCCGACCTAACAGAAGAACTTCGTGAAATGTTAGATCGACACGCGGATATCCCTAAAGTAGTGATGGATTGGGGTCCTGAAAGCTCTCAAGCAGATAAGATCATCGATAACTCTGAAGAGGGCGGCTACTTAGCAACAAAATACCTACTAGAAAAAGGTCACACACGAATTGCTTGCTTAAGTGGTCATCTAGATAAAGCGGCTTGTACTGAGCGTATTGCAGGTTACCACCGAGCATTAAATGAAGCACAAGTTGAATTGAATGATGACTTAATCATTGAAGGTAACTTTGAATGTGATACAGCCGTAATTGCTGCAGACAAGATTGTAGGGATGGAAGACCGCCCAACCGCCGTTTTCTGCTTTAACGATACAATGGCACTCGGTTTAATGAGCCGACTACAGCAAAATGGGCTAAAGATCCCTGATGATATTTCAGTTATTGGTTATGACAACATTGAGTTGGCTGAATACTTTTCTCCGCCACTGACCACCGTCCACCAACCTAAGCGACGCGTTGGCAAAAATGCTTTTGAAATATTGCTAGAACGTATAAAAGATAAAGACCATGAAAAACGTATTTTCGAAATGCACCCAGAAATAGTGGAACGAAACACAGTTAAATCACTGAAATAA
- the torD gene encoding molecular chaperone TorD, which yields MKEMKAFNEKRAEIYWWLSSLFAKELTESELEHYKSVEIRSFLAGLGENETLKPAIDKLVDALNRSQNRDDEQLELAADFCDLFLKSDKYAALPYASLYIGNTGLLNGQPAKDMETLMAEHGVGVSADLNEPADHIAIELDFLGNLIIRSNENQNSEEFESSFLEQKQFIEKYLLTWIPRFQAKCTEFDKFGFYASVATLLVAFYKLDLEYLSDE from the coding sequence ATGAAAGAAATGAAAGCATTCAACGAGAAAAGAGCTGAAATTTACTGGTGGCTATCAAGCTTATTTGCTAAAGAATTAACAGAATCAGAATTAGAGCATTACAAGTCTGTTGAAATTCGTTCATTTCTAGCTGGGTTAGGCGAAAATGAAACGCTGAAACCAGCAATAGATAAACTCGTCGATGCCTTGAACCGCTCTCAGAATCGTGACGATGAACAGCTTGAGCTTGCGGCTGACTTTTGTGATTTATTCTTAAAATCCGATAAGTACGCCGCTTTGCCTTATGCATCTTTGTATATTGGTAATACTGGTCTACTAAATGGTCAACCTGCAAAAGACATGGAAACACTGATGGCTGAGCATGGTGTAGGAGTTAGTGCTGATCTAAATGAACCAGCGGATCACATTGCCATTGAACTCGATTTTCTTGGAAATTTAATCATCCGTTCTAACGAAAATCAAAACAGTGAAGAGTTTGAAAGTAGCTTCCTTGAACAAAAACAGTTTATCGAAAAATACCTACTTACTTGGATACCAAGATTCCAAGCAAAGTGTACAGAATTCGATAAATTTGGATTTTACGCAAGCGTTGCAACACTGCTCGTAGCCTTTTATAAACTGGATCTAGAATACCTAAGCGATGAATAA
- the torR gene encoding two-component system response regulator TorR: MSYHVLVVEDDVVTRSKLVGYFQNEGYTVSEAESGAQMREVLVQNNVDLIMLDINLPGEDGLMLTRELRSQSDIGIILVTGRTDSIDKIVGLEMGADDYVTKPFELRELLVRVKNLLWRIAAARKTNTAAVEETEDETIVRFGEWTFDIPRRALSKNGEPVKLTKAEYELLVALSSYPNQVLSRERILNMISHRVDAPNDRTIDVLIRRMRAKMEFDPKNPQIFVTVHGEGYMFAGD, translated from the coding sequence ATGAGCTATCACGTATTAGTCGTTGAAGATGATGTGGTAACCCGAAGTAAACTGGTTGGTTACTTCCAGAATGAAGGTTACACAGTGAGCGAAGCTGAAAGTGGCGCTCAGATGAGGGAAGTGTTGGTTCAAAACAACGTTGACCTGATTATGCTAGACATCAACTTACCAGGCGAAGATGGATTGATGCTAACTCGCGAATTACGCAGTCAATCAGACATTGGAATTATTTTAGTCACTGGACGCACGGATAGCATCGACAAAATTGTAGGCCTTGAAATGGGGGCTGATGATTATGTTACTAAACCATTTGAACTTCGCGAGTTGTTGGTTCGAGTGAAAAATTTACTATGGCGCATAGCGGCTGCACGCAAGACAAATACGGCTGCAGTAGAAGAAACGGAAGATGAGACTATTGTACGTTTCGGAGAGTGGACATTCGATATCCCACGTCGCGCATTAAGTAAAAATGGTGAACCAGTTAAATTAACGAAAGCAGAGTATGAGTTATTGGTTGCTCTGTCTTCATACCCAAATCAAGTGTTAAGCCGGGAGCGTATTCTTAATATGATCAGCCACCGTGTTGATGCACCGAACGATAGAACGATTGATGTTTTGATTCGGAGAATGCGTGCCAAGATGGAGTTTGATCCGAAGAACCCGCAAATATTTGTGACAGTTCACGGTGAAGGTTACATGTTTGCGGGGGATTGA
- the elyC gene encoding envelope biogenesis factor ElyC, with the protein MFELKKVVSSLLMPLPAMLILAFLGLALVMFTTKRKTGCLITLTALCGIFLIAFQPISSRLLMPLERQYSVFLPTDKSVDFVMVLGSGHVVDDQIPPTSELSRTGLMRLSEGIRILRMYPGAKLILSGYGGGLEISNARMMAKVALALGVSKPDIILLETAKDTGEEARQAAAFIQNKKVVLVTSASHMQRAIYEFNGAGIQPTPAPTNYLAHKNIVQPWNKYMPKAIYLEQTERYWHETMGLMWQRLRDWIDHQESSISESTNNAVDKVSEATNDLL; encoded by the coding sequence ATGTTTGAGCTGAAAAAAGTCGTGTCATCCTTGTTGATGCCACTACCAGCAATGTTAATTCTCGCTTTTCTAGGCTTAGCCCTAGTCATGTTTACTACAAAACGAAAGACTGGATGTCTAATTACGTTAACCGCACTCTGCGGTATTTTCCTTATTGCCTTCCAACCCATCTCTAGTCGCTTACTTATGCCTCTGGAAAGGCAGTACTCTGTATTCTTACCAACCGACAAATCCGTAGATTTCGTTATGGTGCTCGGAAGTGGCCACGTGGTCGACGATCAAATCCCACCAACTTCAGAACTCAGCCGCACAGGTTTGATGCGTTTGAGTGAGGGGATCAGGATTTTACGTATGTACCCTGGGGCGAAACTGATTCTATCTGGCTACGGTGGTGGTCTAGAAATCAGTAATGCAAGAATGATGGCGAAAGTAGCCTTAGCTTTAGGCGTCTCTAAGCCTGATATTATTTTATTAGAAACGGCAAAAGACACAGGGGAAGAAGCACGACAAGCGGCTGCTTTTATTCAAAATAAAAAAGTTGTTTTAGTCACTTCAGCTAGCCACATGCAAAGAGCCATTTATGAATTTAATGGTGCTGGAATCCAACCAACCCCAGCACCAACCAATTACTTAGCTCACAAAAATATTGTGCAGCCTTGGAATAAATATATGCCAAAGGCGATTTACTTAGAGCAAACCGAGCGCTATTGGCATGAAACGATGGGGCTAATGTGGCAAAGGCTGCGCGACTGGATAGATCATCAAGAATCGTCTATATCAGAATCGACCAATAATGCGGTAGATAAAGTGTCTGAAGCTACCAATGATCTTTTATGA
- the cmoM gene encoding tRNA uridine 5-oxyacetic acid(34) methyltransferase CmoM produces the protein MTEDRNFDDIAHKFAKNIYGSDKGEIRQIIVWEDLELALNEFADENTPLHVLDAGGGLAQMSQKIAAQGHHVSLCDLSSEMLALAKEDIAKAGLLEQYRLIHSPVQKIAEHLDDKVDFVMFHAVMEWLANPKEALDILLDQVKPGGVASIMFYNHHGLVLKNVICGNIPHVLDGMPHRKRFKLQPQKGLKPEDVYQWIEDAGFDIQGKSGIRSFSDYIGNMEYMGDYDFEDVLALEKQLCRQEPYLSLGRYIHVWAKKPA, from the coding sequence GTGACTGAAGACCGTAATTTCGACGATATTGCCCACAAATTTGCAAAAAACATTTACGGCTCTGACAAAGGAGAGATCCGTCAGATCATCGTATGGGAAGATTTAGAGCTTGCTCTTAATGAATTTGCTGATGAAAATACTCCCCTTCACGTACTTGATGCGGGTGGTGGGCTGGCTCAAATGTCACAGAAGATAGCTGCACAAGGTCACCATGTATCATTGTGTGATCTATCTTCTGAAATGCTGGCTCTTGCAAAAGAGGACATTGCAAAGGCTGGCTTGCTTGAGCAATATCGGCTGATCCATTCTCCAGTACAGAAGATCGCAGAGCATCTTGACGATAAAGTCGATTTCGTGATGTTTCATGCTGTGATGGAGTGGTTAGCAAACCCCAAAGAGGCTCTTGATATTTTGCTAGATCAAGTCAAGCCCGGAGGCGTTGCTTCGATTATGTTTTATAACCACCACGGCTTGGTACTGAAAAATGTGATATGTGGCAATATTCCTCATGTACTTGATGGGATGCCACATAGAAAGCGGTTTAAGCTGCAGCCCCAGAAAGGGCTTAAGCCAGAAGATGTCTATCAATGGATAGAAGACGCTGGTTTTGATATTCAAGGGAAATCTGGTATTCGTTCATTTAGTGATTACATAGGTAATATGGAATACATGGGCGATTATGATTTTGAAGATGTATTAGCGCTTGAAAAACAATTATGTCGACAAGAGCCATATTTATCTCTAGGACGATACATTCATGTGTGGGCGAAAAAGCCGGCATAA
- the mukF gene encoding chromosome partition protein MukF has protein sequence MSEMTQTAEEQPIDELVGWVKQHDFSLNLSPERLAFLIAIAVLSNERFDEELGEGELHDAFIIVTRMFEETGDASAFRANNAINELVKQKLISRFTSEVTDGASIYRLSPLAIGITDYYLRHRQFSKLKLSIQLTMVADEMAKAIEAAQKGGTPAHWKRNVYGVLKYSVGEIFDQIDLNQRVMDEQQQTVKQQIADLLNKDWREAINNCESLLSETSATLKELQDTLQAAGDELQTQILDIQEVVYGNDELEFVGETLFGLQMKLDRITSWGQQAIDLWIGYDRHVHKFIRTAIDMDKNRAFSQRLRQSVTDYFDAPWFLTYADAEKLSDLRDEALVLRDDEVTGQAPLDVEYEEFEQVNDLLSEKIAAMLRVHKEQGAAIDLGLVLRDYLAEHPRTHHFDLARIVVDQAVRLGYSESDYQAIQPDWQAINDFGAKVQANVINKY, from the coding sequence ATGAGTGAAATGACTCAAACTGCCGAAGAGCAGCCAATTGATGAATTGGTGGGCTGGGTCAAGCAGCATGACTTCTCATTGAATCTCTCACCAGAGCGTTTAGCCTTTTTGATTGCTATCGCTGTGTTGAGTAATGAAAGATTTGATGAAGAGTTAGGTGAAGGTGAACTGCATGATGCATTTATCATTGTCACTCGCATGTTTGAAGAAACGGGAGATGCTTCTGCATTTCGCGCGAATAACGCCATCAATGAATTGGTGAAACAAAAGCTCATTAGTCGCTTCACAAGTGAAGTGACCGATGGAGCCAGCATTTACCGACTTTCACCGCTTGCCATTGGCATTACAGATTACTACTTACGCCACCGACAATTTTCTAAGCTAAAATTGTCGATTCAGTTGACTATGGTTGCTGACGAAATGGCGAAAGCGATAGAAGCTGCCCAAAAAGGCGGGACGCCAGCGCACTGGAAGAGAAACGTTTATGGCGTCCTTAAGTACTCTGTTGGCGAAATATTTGACCAAATAGACCTTAACCAGCGTGTTATGGATGAGCAACAGCAAACGGTTAAGCAGCAAATTGCGGATCTATTAAATAAAGATTGGCGAGAAGCTATTAATAACTGTGAGTCTTTACTTTCTGAAACCTCAGCTACGTTGAAAGAACTTCAAGATACGCTCCAAGCCGCAGGTGATGAACTCCAAACTCAAATCCTCGATATTCAAGAAGTTGTTTACGGGAATGATGAGTTAGAGTTTGTTGGTGAAACCCTATTTGGTTTACAGATGAAACTTGACCGAATCACGAGTTGGGGTCAGCAAGCAATAGACTTGTGGATTGGCTATGACCGCCATGTACACAAGTTTATTCGAACGGCGATTGACATGGATAAGAACCGTGCCTTTAGCCAGCGTCTGCGTCAATCTGTGACAGATTACTTTGATGCACCTTGGTTCTTAACGTATGCGGATGCAGAGAAATTAAGTGATCTTCGAGATGAAGCTCTGGTTTTACGTGATGACGAAGTAACAGGGCAAGCCCCACTAGACGTTGAATATGAAGAATTCGAACAAGTAAACGATCTGCTTTCTGAAAAGATTGCAGCGATGCTGAGAGTTCATAAAGAGCAGGGTGCAGCCATTGATCTTGGACTTGTACTGCGTGACTACCTCGCAGAACACCCTCGTACTCACCATTTTGATTTAGCTAGAATCGTTGTCGACCAAGCCGTGCGCTTAGGTTATTCCGAATCTGACTACCAGGCTATTCAGCCTGATTGGCAGGCAATTAACGATTTTGGTGCAAAGGTACAAGCAAATGTCATTAACAAGTACTGA
- the mukE gene encoding chromosome partition protein MukE codes for MSLTSTDDYMPEKLVKAIANPLFPALDSMLRAGKHVSSEDLDNHALLADFEVELQQFYQRYNTELVKAPEGFFYLRPRSTSLISRSVLSELDMLVGKVLCFLYLSPERLAHEGIFTNQELYEELMALADEAKLMKLATNRASGSDLDKEKLFEKVRTSLRRLRRIGMIISIGETGKFRISEAVFRFGADVRIGDDMKEAQLRLIRDGEAVVHTPEPSQGSLLNEQQDHQEDEQPEIFNEQLNLGELADGREQETAEGEL; via the coding sequence ATGTCATTAACAAGTACTGATGATTACATGCCAGAGAAGCTGGTAAAAGCGATAGCGAACCCATTGTTCCCTGCGTTAGACAGCATGTTGCGTGCAGGTAAGCACGTATCAAGCGAAGATTTAGACAACCATGCGTTACTTGCTGATTTTGAAGTTGAGCTTCAACAGTTTTATCAACGCTACAATACTGAACTAGTAAAAGCACCTGAAGGTTTCTTTTACCTGCGCCCGCGTTCTACCTCATTGATTAGCCGAAGTGTGCTATCTGAATTGGATATGCTAGTAGGCAAAGTATTGTGTTTCTTATATCTAAGCCCAGAGCGTTTAGCTCATGAAGGTATTTTTACGAATCAAGAACTGTACGAAGAGTTAATGGCACTGGCTGATGAGGCAAAACTCATGAAGCTGGCGACTAACCGTGCTTCGGGTTCAGATTTAGATAAAGAAAAATTATTCGAAAAAGTTCGTACTTCATTACGCCGTTTACGTCGTATTGGTATGATCATCTCTATTGGTGAAACAGGTAAGTTCCGCATCAGTGAAGCGGTTTTCCGTTTCGGAGCGGATGTTCGAATTGGCGATGATATGAAGGAAGCTCAATTGCGTCTTATCCGTGATGGTGAAGCGGTGGTTCATACGCCTGAGCCAAGCCAAGGCAGCTTGCTGAATGAGCAACAAGATCATCAAGAAGATGAACAGCCAGAAATTTTTAACGAACAACTGAATTTAGGCGAGCTGGCTGATGGCCGCGAGCAAGAAACTGCGGAAGGTGAATTATGA